Proteins encoded in a region of the Synechococcus sp. BIOS-U3-1 genome:
- a CDS encoding amidohydrolase family protein, with amino-acid sequence MNQNRTSASQVATDKEPTINKIALEEHFSIEELLPTSAELEFFDPQVLGVIEPLLPELAEQRLSNMDKAGIEIAVLSQTAPGIQAIAHSPEASAMARQANDALHAAVEIEPRRFRGFAALNLHDIDTACAELKRCVGELGFVGALVNGSTQGEYLDSPRVDSLWSTLEQLDVPLYLHPGLPTNQPASMVKELDGATWGWSFDTATHALRLIVKGVFEKHPNAKVILGHMGENLPFYLWRLDSRYSSTRYRGDISTPPSDVFRQNFFITTSGVCDDAALQCSIATLGAERIMFSTDYPYEDIELAGRWIEQAAIDPLAKTMICRDTARTLLRLG; translated from the coding sequence ATGAATCAGAACCGCACCTCAGCATCACAGGTAGCAACAGACAAAGAGCCAACCATCAATAAGATCGCTCTCGAAGAACACTTCTCCATCGAAGAACTTCTCCCCACATCAGCGGAGTTGGAGTTTTTCGACCCACAGGTGCTTGGCGTGATTGAACCGTTGCTGCCTGAACTAGCTGAACAGCGCCTGTCCAATATGGACAAGGCCGGGATCGAGATCGCTGTGCTGTCACAGACTGCACCGGGAATTCAAGCGATCGCCCACTCGCCCGAAGCATCGGCCATGGCTAGACAAGCCAACGACGCTCTACACGCAGCCGTAGAGATAGAACCTCGACGATTCAGAGGCTTTGCGGCGCTGAATCTGCACGACATCGATACAGCTTGTGCTGAGCTAAAGCGATGCGTAGGCGAGCTGGGTTTCGTTGGAGCTCTGGTCAACGGCAGCACACAAGGTGAATACCTCGACAGTCCCAGAGTCGATTCGCTGTGGTCGACGCTCGAGCAGCTTGACGTGCCCCTTTATCTCCATCCCGGACTTCCAACCAATCAACCCGCTTCGATGGTGAAGGAACTCGATGGTGCCACTTGGGGCTGGTCATTTGACACCGCTACCCATGCGCTGCGCCTGATTGTGAAAGGCGTTTTTGAAAAACATCCCAACGCCAAGGTGATCCTGGGACACATGGGGGAAAACCTGCCATTCTATCTCTGGCGACTCGACAGTCGATATTCGTCGACTCGCTATCGCGGCGACATCAGCACACCACCCAGCGATGTATTCCGGCAAAATTTCTTCATCACCACCTCAGGCGTCTGTGATGATGCTGCACTGCAATGTTCGATCGCTACCCTCGGCGCAGAACGCATCATGTTCTCCACGGATTACCCCTATGAAGACATCGAACTCGCAGGCCGATGGATTGAGCAAGCAGCGATCG
- a CDS encoding FAD-binding oxidoreductase translates to MPEVNDAQSRLNPTHVKSILSPCSEEEVRKAILTAAEAGDSISMAGGRHSMGRQQFGSGTLHLDLRGMDRIVAFDRRNGLIEVEGGIMWPELIGYLHADQDGSETIWAVRQKQTGIDQVSIAGSLSSNIHGRGLQFPPFVSDIESFRIIDADGRLKVCSRTENRDLFALAIGGYGLFGVVTRVTIRLVPRCKVKRIVEVIAVRTLMPRIDAAIEDGFLFGDCQYSIDLHGGEEFHPGVFSCYRPVPDDTPVPEETRHMAASDWADLYRLARTNKGKAFATYKQFYLGTSGQVYWSDAHQLSNVFDGYDAVVSTDQGTEMITEVYVDRDSLIPFLIEVRQDFIRHAVDMTYGTIRFIEPDEESFLPWATRRSVCIVCNLHVMHTPEGIRKAQADFRRIIDRVIEHGGRFYLTYHPWATREQVETCYPQFSEFLDAKLMHDPECRFQSDWYRHYATLFGRA, encoded by the coding sequence ATGCCTGAAGTCAATGATGCTCAATCCCGTCTGAATCCCACTCATGTGAAATCCATTCTTTCGCCATGTTCGGAGGAGGAGGTCCGGAAGGCGATCCTGACTGCGGCCGAGGCGGGCGATTCGATCTCCATGGCCGGAGGCCGGCATTCGATGGGGCGGCAGCAGTTCGGCAGCGGAACCTTGCATCTCGATCTTCGTGGGATGGATCGGATCGTTGCATTCGATCGTCGGAATGGTCTGATCGAAGTCGAGGGTGGAATCATGTGGCCGGAATTGATCGGTTACCTCCACGCTGATCAGGACGGGAGTGAAACGATCTGGGCGGTGCGGCAGAAGCAGACCGGAATCGATCAGGTCTCCATTGCGGGCTCGCTCTCCTCCAACATCCACGGTCGGGGACTTCAATTTCCGCCTTTCGTTTCGGACATCGAGTCCTTCCGGATCATCGACGCCGATGGGCGATTGAAGGTGTGCAGTCGAACCGAGAATCGTGATCTCTTCGCCCTCGCGATCGGCGGGTACGGTCTCTTCGGCGTGGTGACCCGGGTCACGATTCGACTTGTGCCTCGGTGCAAGGTGAAGCGGATCGTGGAGGTCATCGCGGTCAGGACTCTCATGCCTCGAATCGATGCGGCGATTGAGGATGGTTTCCTCTTTGGTGACTGTCAGTACTCGATCGACCTGCATGGTGGCGAGGAGTTCCATCCCGGAGTCTTCTCCTGCTACCGACCGGTTCCCGACGACACTCCCGTTCCCGAAGAGACCCGCCACATGGCGGCGTCCGACTGGGCCGATCTCTATCGACTCGCGCGAACCAACAAGGGAAAGGCCTTTGCGACGTACAAGCAGTTCTATCTGGGTACTTCGGGTCAGGTCTACTGGTCGGATGCCCACCAGCTTTCGAACGTGTTCGATGGGTATGACGCCGTGGTGTCCACCGATCAGGGGACCGAGATGATCACGGAGGTTTACGTCGACCGCGACTCACTGATCCCGTTTCTGATCGAGGTGCGTCAGGACTTCATTCGCCATGCAGTCGACATGACCTATGGAACCATCCGGTTCATCGAGCCCGACGAGGAGAGTTTTCTCCCTTGGGCTACTCGGAGAAGCGTCTGCATCGTCTGCAATCTGCATGTCATGCACACGCCGGAAGGCATCCGTAAGGCCCAGGCCGATTTTCGCCGGATCATCGACCGGGTGATCGAGCATGGGGGGCGGTTCTATCTCACCTATCACCCGTGGGCGACGAGGGAACAGGTCGAGACGTGCTATCCGCAATTTTCGGAGTTCCTCGATGCGAAACTGATGCACGACCCCGAATGCCGGTTTCAGAGCGACTGGTATCGGCACTACGCGACGCTGTTCGGCCGGGCCTGA
- a CDS encoding response regulator transcription factor — MKLNHVSPARAIEEDEARSLLKGQTIGLVAGNPLLLAAMNLLEFFRGKVLWAVTCEKEALQEAAVQAPDLVILTDELEQGYGPSLIKELKTTAPNTHTLIFLAKETAVVVEECLEAGAEGICFNSNISDGDGDFVKALRAIAKRGVYYPEQVRKKAGYVGANPFAMVLPNDITEREKEVLVGLTEGLSNKELTAIR, encoded by the coding sequence ATGAAGCTGAATCACGTCTCCCCAGCAAGAGCCATTGAGGAGGACGAGGCTCGTTCCCTCCTGAAAGGACAGACCATTGGCCTGGTGGCTGGCAACCCACTACTACTGGCCGCAATGAACCTTCTGGAGTTCTTCAGGGGGAAAGTGCTTTGGGCAGTGACCTGTGAAAAGGAGGCACTCCAAGAGGCAGCGGTACAGGCACCTGACCTCGTCATCCTCACCGATGAGTTGGAACAGGGTTACGGCCCCTCACTCATCAAAGAACTGAAGACCACTGCTCCGAACACCCACACCCTGATCTTCCTGGCAAAGGAAACAGCTGTTGTCGTTGAGGAGTGCCTGGAGGCAGGGGCAGAAGGAATCTGCTTCAACTCCAACATCTCTGACGGGGATGGCGACTTCGTCAAAGCTCTGCGAGCCATTGCCAAACGAGGCGTCTACTACCCCGAACAAGTCAGGAAGAAAGCGGGTTATGTGGGTGCGAACCCCTTTGCAATGGTTCTCCCGAACGACATCACAGAAAGGGAGAAGGAAGTACTTGTGGGTCTGACAGAGGGGCTATCGAACAAGGAGCTGACGGCAATCAGATGA